In Ensifer canadensis, a genomic segment contains:
- the ftsW gene encoding putative lipid II flippase FtsW, whose translation MVSRAERGPVADWFWTIDRFFLATFILLMGVGFMLSFAASPAVAERIGLDSFHFVKRHAVFLLPSLVVMVAISFLSPRQVRRAAIILLGVSLAMMVLVLFIGQEVKGSMRWISIAGISIQPSEFMKPAFVVVCAWLFSEHARQPEIPGNLFAILLFGIVGALLVAQPDLGQTILTTAVWGGMFFMAGMPWLWIIVLAGAAFGGFFVAYTMLPHVAGRIDKFLTGEGDTFQMDTAREAIIRGDWFGRGPGEGIVKRIIPDSHTDFVFSVAAEEFGIVFCMLIVMIFAFLVLRGLNHAFRERNDFNRFAVAGLVLQIGIQSMINIGVNLELLPAKGMTLPLISYGGSSMVAICVTAGFILALTRHRPEKRAVERSLFRSGIGVPAE comes from the coding sequence ATGGTAAGCCGAGCCGAACGTGGCCCTGTGGCCGACTGGTTCTGGACGATCGACAGGTTCTTCCTGGCGACCTTCATCCTGTTGATGGGCGTGGGCTTCATGCTGTCGTTTGCGGCAAGCCCGGCGGTCGCCGAGCGCATCGGCCTCGACAGCTTCCACTTCGTCAAGCGCCACGCCGTCTTCCTCTTGCCGTCGCTGGTGGTGATGGTCGCCATCTCCTTCCTGTCGCCGAGGCAGGTGCGCCGCGCCGCGATCATCCTGCTCGGCGTGTCGCTCGCGATGATGGTGCTGGTGCTGTTCATCGGCCAGGAGGTCAAGGGCTCGATGCGCTGGATCTCAATCGCCGGCATTTCCATCCAGCCCTCGGAATTCATGAAGCCAGCCTTCGTGGTCGTCTGCGCCTGGTTGTTTTCGGAACATGCGCGCCAGCCGGAAATTCCCGGCAATCTCTTTGCCATCCTGCTCTTCGGCATTGTCGGCGCGCTGCTCGTCGCCCAGCCCGACCTTGGCCAGACGATCCTGACGACCGCGGTCTGGGGCGGCATGTTCTTCATGGCCGGCATGCCGTGGCTGTGGATCATCGTGCTCGCCGGCGCTGCCTTCGGCGGCTTCTTCGTCGCCTATACCATGCTGCCGCACGTGGCCGGCCGTATCGACAAATTCCTGACCGGGGAGGGCGATACCTTCCAGATGGACACGGCGCGCGAGGCGATCATCCGCGGCGACTGGTTCGGCCGCGGTCCGGGCGAAGGCATCGTCAAGCGCATCATTCCCGATAGCCACACCGACTTCGTGTTCTCGGTGGCGGCTGAAGAATTCGGCATCGTCTTCTGCATGCTGATCGTGATGATCTTCGCCTTCCTGGTGCTGCGCGGCCTCAACCACGCCTTCCGCGAGCGCAACGACTTCAACCGCTTCGCCGTTGCCGGCCTCGTGCTGCAGATCGGCATCCAGTCGATGATCAACATCGGCGTGAACCTCGAACTGCTTCCGGCCAAGGGCATGACCCTGCCGCTGATCTCCTATGGCGGCTCGTCCATGGTGGCGATCTGCGTCACCGCCGGCTTCATCCTGGCGCTCACGCGCCATCGCCCAGAGAAGCGCGCCGTGGAGCGTAGCCTGTTTCGGTCCGGC
- the murD gene encoding UDP-N-acetylmuramoyl-L-alanine--D-glutamate ligase, with protein MIAVSTFRGKKVALFGLGGSGLATAQALVAGGAEVTAWDDNPDSVAKAGEAGVPTANLHGIDWRAFAAFVLSPGVPLTHPKPHWTVDLAHAAGVEIIGDVELFVRERRAQAPDAPFIAITGTNGKSTTTALIAHILRESGRDTQLGGNIGTAVLTLEPPKAGRFYVVECSSYQIDLAPTLNPTAGILLNLTPDHLDRHGTMQHYADIKERLVAGSGTAIVGVDDSFCALIADRVERAGTKVVRISRRHVLADGIYAEGSRVLEAHGGTSRLFVDLDGIQTLRGGHNAQNAAAAIAACLAVDVSEDEIRQGLKSFPGLKHRMQPVGRKGAVVFVNDSKATNADAAAPALSSYERIYWIAGGLPKEGGITSLSPFFPKIVKAYLIGEAAPAFAATLGEAVPFEISGTLEKAVAHAAADAEHDDKGASAVMLSPACASFDQYKNFEIRGDAFVTHVKALQGVTMLI; from the coding sequence ATGATCGCGGTCAGCACATTCAGGGGCAAGAAGGTCGCTCTTTTCGGGCTTGGTGGTTCGGGGCTGGCGACTGCGCAGGCGCTCGTCGCCGGCGGCGCCGAGGTGACGGCCTGGGACGACAATCCCGACAGCGTCGCCAAGGCCGGCGAGGCGGGTGTGCCGACAGCGAACCTGCACGGCATCGACTGGCGTGCCTTTGCCGCCTTCGTGCTTTCGCCCGGCGTGCCGCTGACCCATCCGAAGCCGCATTGGACCGTCGACCTCGCGCATGCCGCTGGCGTCGAGATCATCGGCGATGTCGAGCTTTTCGTGCGCGAGCGCCGGGCGCAGGCGCCCGATGCCCCGTTCATCGCCATTACCGGCACCAACGGCAAATCGACGACCACGGCGCTGATCGCCCATATCCTGAGGGAAAGCGGCCGTGACACCCAGCTCGGCGGCAATATCGGCACGGCCGTACTGACGCTTGAGCCCCCGAAGGCCGGCCGCTTCTATGTGGTCGAGTGCTCGTCCTACCAGATCGATCTGGCGCCGACGCTCAACCCGACGGCCGGTATCCTGCTCAATCTCACGCCCGATCATCTCGATCGGCACGGCACCATGCAGCACTATGCCGATATCAAGGAGCGGCTGGTGGCCGGCAGCGGCACGGCGATCGTCGGTGTCGACGACAGCTTCTGCGCACTGATTGCCGATCGCGTCGAGCGGGCGGGCACCAAGGTGGTTCGCATCTCGCGCCGGCATGTTCTGGCCGACGGGATCTATGCCGAAGGCTCGCGCGTCCTTGAGGCGCACGGCGGAACGTCGCGGCTCTTCGTAGATCTCGATGGCATCCAGACGCTGCGCGGCGGCCATAATGCGCAGAATGCTGCCGCGGCAATCGCCGCATGCCTTGCCGTCGATGTCAGCGAAGACGAGATACGCCAGGGGCTGAAAAGCTTCCCCGGCTTGAAGCATCGCATGCAGCCGGTCGGCCGCAAGGGTGCTGTCGTATTCGTCAACGACAGCAAGGCGACCAATGCGGATGCAGCGGCCCCGGCGCTGTCGAGCTACGAGCGCATCTACTGGATCGCCGGCGGCCTTCCGAAGGAGGGCGGCATCACTTCGCTGTCGCCGTTCTTCCCGAAGATCGTCAAGGCCTACCTGATCGGTGAGGCCGCACCGGCCTTTGCCGCAACGCTCGGCGAGGCGGTGCCCTTCGAGATTTCAGGCACGCTGGAAAAGGCCGTGGCGCATGCCGCAGCAGATGCCGAGCACGATGACAAAGGCGCGTCGGCGGTGATGTTATCCCCGGCTTGCGCAAGTTTCGACCAGTATAAGAACTTTGAAATACGCGGCGATGCCTTCGTGACGCACGTCAAGGCATTGCAGGGCGTGACGATGCTGATCTGA
- the mraY gene encoding phospho-N-acetylmuramoyl-pentapeptide-transferase: MLIWLVELADHFQFFNLFRYITFRTGAALFTSALIVFLFGPRMIASLRIRQGKGQPIRADGPQTHFKKAGTPTMGGLMILAGIVVSSLLWADLSSVYVVSTLLVTLGFGAIGFYDDYLKVTKQSDKGFSGKARLGFEFIIAAIAVFFMMQASLSGGAAGSTFGSSVTFPFFKDLVINLGYFFVLFGGFVIVGAGNAVNLTDGLDGLAIVPVMIAAAAFGLIAYLAGNAVFANYLQIHFVPGTGELAVILGAVIGAGLGFLWFNAPPAAIFMGDTGSLALGGLIGTVAVAVKHEFVMIIIGGLFVMETLSVIIQVFWFKRTGRRVFLMAPIHHHFEKKGWTESQVVIRFWIIAVILAMVGLSTLKLR, translated from the coding sequence ATGCTCATCTGGCTCGTGGAACTGGCGGACCACTTTCAGTTTTTCAATCTCTTTCGCTACATCACGTTCCGTACCGGTGCAGCGCTTTTCACTTCGGCCTTGATCGTTTTCCTTTTCGGTCCGCGCATGATTGCCTCCCTCCGCATCCGTCAGGGCAAGGGTCAGCCTATCCGCGCCGATGGTCCGCAGACGCATTTCAAGAAGGCCGGCACGCCGACGATGGGCGGGTTGATGATCCTTGCGGGCATCGTCGTGTCATCGCTTCTGTGGGCCGATCTTTCCAGCGTCTATGTGGTCTCGACCCTTCTCGTCACGCTCGGTTTCGGCGCCATCGGCTTTTATGACGACTATCTCAAGGTCACCAAGCAGTCGGACAAAGGCTTTTCCGGCAAGGCGCGTCTCGGCTTCGAGTTCATCATCGCCGCGATTGCCGTGTTCTTCATGATGCAGGCGTCGCTTTCGGGCGGTGCTGCCGGCTCGACCTTCGGCTCCTCGGTCACCTTCCCGTTCTTCAAGGACCTCGTGATCAATCTCGGCTATTTCTTCGTGCTGTTCGGTGGCTTCGTCATCGTCGGCGCCGGCAATGCCGTGAACCTGACGGATGGTCTCGATGGGCTTGCCATCGTGCCCGTCATGATCGCGGCGGCCGCCTTCGGCCTCATCGCCTATCTCGCCGGTAACGCCGTTTTCGCCAATTACCTGCAGATCCATTTCGTGCCCGGCACGGGCGAGCTCGCCGTCATCCTCGGCGCCGTCATCGGCGCCGGCCTCGGCTTCCTCTGGTTCAACGCGCCGCCCGCCGCCATCTTCATGGGTGATACCGGTTCGCTGGCGCTCGGCGGCCTGATCGGCACCGTTGCCGTCGCGGTCAAGCATGAATTTGTCATGATCATCATCGGTGGCCTGTTCGTCATGGAAACGCTGTCGGTGATCATCCAGGTGTTCTGGTTCAAGCGCACCGGGCGCCGCGTCTTCCTGATGGCGCCGATCCACCACCACTTCGAAAAGAAGGGCTGGACGGAAAGCCAGGTCGTGATCCGCTTCTGGATCATCGCCGTCATCCTTGCGATGGTCGGCCTGTCCACCCTCAAGCTGCGGTGA
- a CDS encoding UDP-N-acetylmuramoylalanyl-D-glutamyl-2,6-diaminopimelate--D-alanyl-D-alanine ligase, which produces MNWLWTSSDLLAAMNGRPVGNLPEGVSGISIDSRSVGKGEAFFAIKGDRVDGHDYAGLALANGAALLVVSEGKLPALGRLSAPLIVVDDVLEAMIRLGCAARDRSAAKIIAVTGSVGKTTTKEMLRHVLVPQGRVHASVASFNNHWGVPLTLARMPEATDFGIFEIGMNHPGEIRPLTKMVRPHVAIVTSIAAAHLGNFDSLDQIAEAKAEIFEGVVNGGHAVINHDSAQYKLLEKAAGTAGVSYIHSFGVNPKAEFRLVEFAGAADGSVLWAALGGRTMEITIGAPGRHIAENALAVLAAVKLVGADVDYAASSLATMQAETGRGRRHQLLIGAGTLTLIDESYNANPSSMRAAISLLQDSAPAPGGRRIAVLGDMLEMGEHAAGVHAALAKPLVEAGITDVWLAGPLMAHLRDALPPEISVVYRETVDELKAYALGAVATGDVVMIKSSKGTGCGKIVHALIEAYPEPEAEGDEATA; this is translated from the coding sequence TTGAACTGGCTCTGGACAAGCAGCGATCTTCTGGCCGCAATGAACGGCCGTCCGGTTGGAAACCTGCCCGAAGGAGTAAGCGGCATATCGATCGACAGCCGCTCGGTCGGCAAGGGCGAAGCCTTCTTCGCGATCAAGGGCGACCGGGTCGATGGCCACGACTATGCGGGCCTTGCGCTCGCCAATGGCGCCGCACTCCTCGTTGTCAGCGAAGGCAAACTGCCGGCGCTCGGCCGCCTCAGCGCGCCACTGATCGTCGTCGACGACGTGCTTGAAGCGATGATTCGGCTCGGTTGCGCGGCGCGCGACCGCAGTGCTGCGAAGATCATCGCCGTCACCGGTTCCGTCGGCAAGACCACCACCAAGGAGATGCTGCGGCACGTGCTGGTGCCGCAAGGGCGCGTGCACGCCTCCGTGGCCTCGTTCAACAATCATTGGGGCGTGCCGCTGACGCTTGCGCGCATGCCCGAGGCCACCGATTTCGGCATCTTCGAAATCGGCATGAACCATCCGGGCGAGATCCGGCCGCTGACGAAGATGGTCCGCCCGCATGTGGCAATCGTCACCAGCATCGCTGCCGCTCATCTCGGAAACTTCGACAGCCTGGACCAGATCGCCGAGGCCAAGGCCGAGATCTTCGAGGGCGTCGTCAATGGCGGCCACGCGGTCATCAACCACGACAGTGCCCAGTACAAGCTGCTCGAAAAGGCCGCGGGTACGGCTGGCGTCAGCTATATCCACTCCTTCGGCGTCAACCCGAAGGCGGAGTTCCGCCTCGTCGAGTTTGCCGGTGCGGCGGACGGTTCAGTGCTTTGGGCCGCCCTTGGCGGCCGGACGATGGAAATCACCATCGGCGCTCCTGGACGTCATATCGCCGAGAACGCGCTGGCCGTGCTCGCGGCGGTGAAGCTGGTCGGCGCCGATGTCGACTACGCCGCCTCGTCGCTGGCGACGATGCAGGCCGAAACGGGCAGGGGCCGCCGGCACCAACTGTTGATCGGCGCGGGCACACTGACGCTGATCGACGAGAGCTACAACGCCAATCCGAGCTCGATGCGCGCGGCGATTTCGCTGCTGCAGGATTCAGCACCGGCGCCGGGCGGGCGCCGCATCGCCGTGCTCGGCGACATGCTGGAGATGGGCGAACACGCCGCCGGCGTTCATGCCGCGCTCGCCAAACCTCTCGTCGAAGCCGGCATCACCGATGTCTGGCTTGCCGGGCCGTTGATGGCCCACCTGCGCGACGCGTTGCCGCCGGAAATCTCCGTCGTCTACCGCGAAACGGTGGACGAACTGAAGGCCTATGCACTCGGCGCGGTTGCGACCGGCGACGTGGTGATGATCAAGTCTTCGAAGGGCACGGGCTGCGGCAAGATCGTGCATGCGCTGATCGAAGCCTATCCGGAGCCCGAGGCCGAGGGGGACGAAGCAACTGCGTGA